The sequence TCTACAACATTGTCAGGCTGTGAAAATGTAAACCTTTggacttttattttgttttaacagGTATGTCCAAATCGGGAATAAAATACCAGGGCTCTGTGGAGATTCCTAACCTGTCTGATGAGAACGATATGGAGGATCTGGACGTAAGCAGTCAAGATGGGACACTTAAAGCGTTGTTGTTGGAGCGGTGACACTTGTGTTGTCATCTTCTCGTAGATTAGCATTGCACTGAACAAAGATGAACCGGAGACGCCGCTGGTCCACTTGATGAAATCCGTAGGAGCCGAGAAGATCCGCGAGGCTCTGGGAAGCTACGTGGGGTTATTGAAATCAGGTCAAGCCAAATGTTGCTGATCCTTTTTGGGGCAACACGTATGTAACTCTGGTTATTTCTTCCGTGCGCGCAGAGTTCACTCAGGGGATGATCCTGCCGACAGCCAACGGCGTGGCGCCGCTGCAATCGTCCTCGCAGTCCAAAGCCAAGACGGACAAAACTCTGGTACTTCACATTCATCTCTGCAGGGGTTCCTTCAGCAAAAGACGCGCTGactcccttttgtttttttgccggGGGGCGGGGTGCAGATTTCATCATCAAGTAGCAGCTCAGCACCAGCGGCCAACACGGGCGTGAAGATTCCCACGTGCAAGTTCAGGTTGACAGAAACGTTCCTCACCAGCCCGGCAGACCTCTTCAAAGTCTTTGTCAACCAGGAGGTGAGAAGCGGATACGTTGCCCAGCCCTCTTCTGGCAGTGGTGGACAATGTATAgccgctcctttttttttttttagcttgctACTTTGATTTGGTCTGTGAGCATATTTGCATCTTCATTCACACTTGAATTGTCAGTTTGATGATGAGAAAACAGAAGGAGGTTGCAACTAAGCTCAAGTAAAGAGTTATTTTTCACAGAGGATAGAAGATATTCCCGTGAGTCTTGTTGAATTCCCCGTCTGCATCAGTCGCTACCGTTTGTGTTTAACTGTGCGTTCTTTAAAGCTTTAGAACTTAAGTGATGTCAATGCTTTCATTAGGCTCTCAAGTATCACGGTAATAAATTCTACTGTTTTACTCATTCAGATGTAGTCTATATAATGTGGAACAgcgatgcttttgtctgaattcttCGTTTTGATAGGTCACATGTCCCTCTTTTCTACTTGTTCTGAGGTGCGGCTCAGAGCAAGCCGTTTTGGTGCGGTCTCTCACGAGAACAGCTGGACGCGTCAATTGACGCGCATCACAACTTTGCGTCATGGATACTTAATACGTGTTTGTaggaaaaatctgaaaaaatcgGACTTATTTATTTAGCATGCTTAAtagaaaaacaaagacaaaaacttATTCAAATTACTTGTGTGCAAGATACAGCAGTATATACCTAGAACagctacaaaccggattcggttgaagttgggaaattgtgtaaaatgtaaatacagtggagcctcggttttcgaacgtcccagttctcaacaaatcggtattcgaacaaaaaattctaaatttatttgcttcggatgtcagaCGAAATTTCAGTTGTCGAACCTCATGAgatgagaggacccgcatgccaactgactccgttcgttgttacattctcgttactcctAGGATTgtatcaactctaatcatgcctccaaaggaagcaagtgggagcagtaaagccatcctaaaacacaaagacgctcttaaaggtATGTGACAGTGAGCGTCCGGCGTGCTGCGGCCGCGcgattggaccaaattaagctccctgcgcactgaggtctacttaaattttggaaagtacatcaggacattaaaaatattttctaaatttcagcgacggctctgtcacaataatgcgaccagcgcggtatagttgcgcggtcggcgacacactatggttgcgcgttcggcggtgcgctgcagttgcgcgattggacaaaattaagctccctgcgcactgaggtccacgtaaattttggaaagtacatcaggactttaaaaatatttacacacaatgcgaccagcgcgttgcagttgcgcggtcggcgacgcaccacggttgcacgttcggcggtgcgctgcatttgcgcgatcggaccaaaatgcgcaaatgaaaaaatgaattaaacgggtttttttgttgttgcttggaacagattaatttgtttccattatttgtaatgggaaaacatgattcggaattcgaacgattcacttctcgaacagccttctggaacggattgtggttgaaaaccaaggctccactgtaaaaacaaaatacaatgatttgaaaatcattttcaactaggggtgtaaatcgcgggttttgtcacgatacgatatcatatcgatacaaagaactacgatacgatatttgccgatatcttaaaacctgctgcaattcattcacgatatatcgagatatagtgctctatgattgatttttttttttttttttttttttaaataaaaaatatagatatatatatctgatttataacaattcatacgcaaaatcaaaaaggtactgcaaactctttatttagaaaattacaagagtattgtaggaaacaaagtgcttattttaacactgaactttgatgtcgtgttttttctttaaatgtgcggcaagatttgtggtccctgaatatttgatcaccgcatggcaggatttacaaactgcacgtgtcttgtccgttgagccatcttttctttggaatccaaagtgcttccaaacgaatgacgtgaagcctaaaggggacactagccatagcaccagcccaggagccgcgtactagttgtcgcctcccctttcacgtgcgtgctctgctcacaacacaacaacgccgggcgcactgctcacggaaagaggaagtaagcaacaatgaactggatttcaaaataaagtcgcgtctaatgtccgaggtcaaacacggcgatataaatcgatgtttacctttagcatcgatgccaataaatcgtagagcattatatcgatgaatcgttacacccctattttcaacctatattcaattgaatacaccagtagtccccaaccttttttgcgccacggaccggttacatgtcaaactttttcgcggaccggcatttatataaataatacatttatataaataaataaataatacatttataataaatatataaatacgatgaaataaaatgatacgacaagtacaaatgacaaaaataaaactaaccattacgttgaattagtgggagcactgagtttgtttctcagaaacaaggcggtcccatctagacgtatcgttacacccctactacttacctatgtttcccttccatatcgatccgtagatttactcgaaacattaacggagcagcctattttgaaatgaaatagcctcgcgggtacaacggcTATTCTGTGACgtcccctgactacagttaccgtaatgttgggaaacgatgcgaccttgtaatttactagtcgtactaaaacattttggcagagcactgtgtacactGTACAACCAGTAtcgatcaacaaattcatcacttgatccatatataaagcgcaccggactataaggcgcactgtcgacttttgataaaaatttaggcttttaggtgcgccttatagggcggaaaatacggtactcaaaataCACTCATAAGGAGTGAAAACATAGAACGCACAGCTCTAAAATCAGCAGGAAGACTGACGCTAATGCTATGACGAGTGCATAGACACATAATATtaaagtgaaatacagtttattatttttgtgtcatctcaagcTTACTGCTTTACTGCGTCCCTCGTTTTGAAGGTACTGAACCATCAACAAAACAAAGTCTTTTGGTGGATTCTTCTCTTTACTGACAAAAGGTTTCTGAAACACTCCTGGAACAAGCAGGACTTTGCCCACAGATGTgggaacactgcttgaaaaTTTGACCAGGCATTTCTTTGTGGTTCTGATGTTGGGGGATGCATCCATCCAACAACGGACATTTTGATCTctccttgagttgtttggactactAAAGTCTCACAGAGTAATAAAGATGGGAGATTTGCAAAACTGTTTGGCaacacccattaccttgtttgtTTTGTCCCGCCCCAACGGATGTGatgtaatagataaaaatatgtaatagaaaatggagaaaTCTGAACCGAGTAAAAAATGGCTCcccaaacagatcataaaagtaTCTCAGTAGCACCTGGTGGGATAGATTATACTTTTCTACACCCCTGGAGACTCCAAATACACAAGAAAATTATTCTAAAAGGTAAAGTCGATTTTCCATGATGTGTGCTAACATTAAGCTAGCGGATTGTTCACAGTCTTCTGTTTGTTGTGAAGTTCTCAGCTACCATATATTGCTTGCAACaccagaccaaaaaaaactcagcagAATGACAGCTTGTGCCTTCATGATTTTTCTTAACTGACTTTGTGAGTGAGCTGGCCTGtttgtccattttaaaactcagGTGTGGCCCTTCGGCACAAAGATcgatatggcccgccacatcattttacgtggctcgtgaagacaaattgtgcatcaaatccgtgtcattactagaattgcaaattgtcttcacttttattttatttttttaatatttgaccagtttttactcgtctgatttgttttgtagcttttactgtatataatatgaggtgctcatacatttatttggattgacagtcataatggcccaccgaaagaagctatgactacaatgtggcccgcgaaaaaaacgaaTTTTACATCCCTGATCTAATGAAATGTCATCGTCGGCGTTAGACGTCCACTCTAGCGTGTTGTGCTTGTTGCAGATGATTCAGGCCTTCACGCACGCCCCGGCCACAGTGGAGGGAGAGAAAGGAGGAAAGTTTCGTCTGCTCGGTGGAAATGTTTTGGGGGAGTTCGTGGAGTTGGTGAGATGTGGTGTCTTCAGCAAGAAGCAAAATCTTTAATTGTGCTTGTTGGTGTTTTGCATTTAAGTGCTTCTATTAACTCCTACTTGTAGGTGCGAGATGAGAAAATAGTCATGAAGTGGCGGTACAACAACTGGCCTTGTGGTATGTATTTGCACACACGCAGGAACCCCAAGCTTCCGCTCAGATATGTTTGCATGGCTGCGGTGAATTACGAGCGTTTTCTTACTTGCGTAGTCATTCGGAGCCTCTGCGGAATTTTCTGACTACAAAGCACGGCTGAGGAATTTTGTGACTGATTTGCATCGGTTTCAGAGCACTACGCCACTGTGACACTGACGTTGGCAGACCGCAGCAGCGAGACGGAATTGCGTGTAGATTGTCGCGGGGTTCCAAACGACGATGAGGATCGGACCAAGGACGGCTGGCGTAGGTTCTACTTTGAAGCCATCAAACAGACATTTGGCTACGGTGCGCGACTCTTCTGAAACAtccttttttcttcatttcgaCTCATCGTTACGTTCAGTGACATCTTGACGTGAACTCGGCAAGGaccgcttgtttgtttttgttcaactTTAGTTTTTTCCCTATCAAGTATTTGTTGTTAAGAGGAACCTCACAAGAACCACTCAAGCAAATTGGCCTCCACGTCTCTTAGCAAAAGAACCAACATTGCATTTATTTAAGCAAACAAGCAGCTCTGGAAAAAGTTTCTTTTTGTAGGAGCGTAGCGCCGGTGCATGTTGATCCTCATAGCCGCGGCCACTTGCATAATGTCCCAGCTTTCATGGAGGCATGATGTGGGAAGCGAGTGTAGCAGACGGAAACATTCCCGTTGCCGCGGGGTTCATCTATTTATATCTTTTCATGCTGACGTTGTGATGGCAAACAATTGGAATAAACCAATCATTGTGTGcgctttgtgtttttatttgaattgacATTTAAATGACAACTCAAAAGTCCTCCCAAAACAACTTCAAAACTATGACACGGCCTCAAAATGATCAGAATGATCACTTTGCTTTGATTGATTATTTATTGTCATATGCGCATCTTCCACTTTCACAATGGAGTTGAACATGATTTTGCGCAGGTTTGATGGTTTAAAAACGTTAATTTATAGGTTCTTTAAAAATTAAACGCTCCAAAAATGCAAACCTCCTATGTGCAAACGCCTAGAAAGGcctgaaaacacaaaacaatcgATTTCAGCAACGCCTGCAAATgtacaaaataagaaaataccgtaatttacggactataaatcgctccggagtcgcatcagccataaaatgcccaaaaaaagggaaaaaaaaacataagtcgctccggagtataaatcgcattttgaagggcaatttattcgacaaaattcaacaccaagaacagtcatgaacgagcaacaacaggctaaacgatacgataTGCtaacgcaggggtgggcaaactttttgactcgcgggccgaactgggttttaaatttggaccggagggccgaaccaggagcagatggacatagtgtttgtgtgaagtaataagcgacctgtaaaggtcattgcataaaatattttggcctttagtaggtagtaaggcatggatattccaaacaagttttttgaaaacaaatgcatttattaacagcattaaaaaaaaaaaaaaaaagaaattcactaaaaaactgccatcagtgattctcataaaatacgacactgttattatgaataacagtctccatcagtGCCtgtaggtcagattaatgaaagatgtttatcttgtgagatcacataaaacggcaaacattctgaccaaatatatcttgaagaatcggtgaaagcatacatccaaataaagtaatcaaaacagcaacacagtgaggggtatctgaacatcagagcagagttttaactcacaaacacctggtaacataggtgaggaaacgggaaacacttccttaaagtaagccttaagaactttacaggttaagattagtcgcaaacaggtggtgcatcaatgtccttgagcatcctgcattgtttgaaaatgagaatggttgctggtttcaatccctgctatgtgtacaaatcatattcaaaatgcattttttttacaagcaacttgagagcctccccttcattttcagtgggaacagtgttgttggtctcccttttttgctagtgcgtcatagtctggagtaaaatttgttgtggcaattcttaggagagatccgaggtgttggtccgtttacctcgatctgtgacgggttgatgttcatgtggctgaacgtcacgtcgcgtacgtcgagccaaattggccactcttttttaaacactcggcactgtgtccaccttgcttttcattGGGCAACTCATTTTAATTACGGCGTCCGTAAAAGCCTTGACCGAGCCTCATCTACCGTtcccggacagccacctggccgagcgccggccctcgacttccatccgaggaggtgaaagacagctcggtagagtaggaccgggcgtgcgtaaaaacattgtccaagccccatccaccgtccctggacagccacccggccgagcgccggcccccgactttaatccacggaagtgaaagagagctccggagAGTAGGAtcaggcgtgggtaaaagccacaATAGTTTtttaaaccttctgtgtcattccaaatccttaaatccttcaaactcttcgtccgccctgtcacttagaaacaaagccgctaatgatgccggtagtacgtggggcccttcgtcatcccgtgatcaatctttgtcctttatgtaaacaaccgccacgcggcgtcgcgctgctgaggtcacttgaaattcaaattacagtaacccCTTGCtacgcggttcgtttatcacggtttcacctttttttttttttaacatttttgggaaaaaaacacaaatcgctccttattataagtcgcccccccacccaaactatgaaaaaaaaccgcgacttatagtccgaaaattacggtagttaacaAAAATTCATCCCAAACATAATGTTTGCTACTTTTTCCACCCCATCAAACGGTAAGTTTTCCCGCTCTTAATATATGCATGAGTCTTCGTGTCTTGTCCAAAAGCTAAAAGGAAGCAGGACGCTCACAAGCAGATGAAGAGCTCCGTCTCCTGcaaaaggagggaaaaaaatgaaacgaaATTGCCTTGAATGGCGTAATAAAAACTGCAGCGTCACGGTGGCACTGTTGCATCTCGAATTAACATTTTCAGTTAATGAAGCAACAAGATTTGAACTCTGGCGTTTCGTTTGAAGACATCCTTTAGGCTTGGTAGTGccctcaagaaaaaaataaaatgagaaacATGAAGGTTTCAAgtttcaagtttatttgtatagccctaaatcacaagcagtctcaaagggcttcacatagacagaaattgacaattattctcaaagcatcccctgatcttaagctcccaaaagggcaaggaaaaacttaaaaacccctaccaggggaaaatgagaaaccttgagaagggaccacagatggaaggatccccctttcaggatcaccaggttgaaatggatgcagagagggcacaaatcaatcaaatcaatgaaaatcaattaaataaaaagtggatgtccatgtcatagcagagggctgccgaaggagccctcaattgtcctggcagtgtcttcgaggaggttgagctgcagttcccccatcctgaattggcccacgagaatccagaaggCAGTTTCACTTCGTAGCTTATTTACACTGGGGATGGAGTCGTTGCCAAGCGAGTCCAGGCTTTGCCGCGCCGTGACTTCTTCTGCTTTCACACTTTTCTGTATGCACACTTCAGGTCGTTTGGGCCTGCAAACAACATCGGTTAGCCCTCCGTTTTCAAGTGAAGCAACAGGCGTGAGAACGGCGTTCCCAAAATACCTCACATGTACGATGGCCACACACTCAGGCCTCTGTTGCCTTTCGATGCGCTCGGGAATGAGAATCCTGCCGTCATGTCCTTCAGGAAGTGGAAGAGTTTCTCCGACTCGATGCACTGCTTTCTACAAACGCTCACATTGATTTGATTTGCTCCCGGTTGCCTAAGTTACCTAACGACGGGGACAAGATGCGCACTCACACGTGCACGAGGGACACGACGCTGCTGAGGTTGGATTTGGTAATCAAACAGGTTTTTGTGAGAAGAGACTTGAGGAACATCTCAAGAAGTCAAGCTGGCCTCCAGTTCAGAGCGTCGACACGTAGTGTTTTTCAGTTTGTCATTCACTGGGACCTCAATGCACTAATCTTTGCAATCAAAACGGATTTTCCAATATCGGTTTTCGTCGCACCCCTTCACCTAGGATAATAACAGTAGCCAGTGTTGTTAGCCAACCACGTTATCAAAACCACTATTGGCCATTCAGCCTCAGTCACATTTGACATGAGCTGCTAAACAATACAACTTATGTGAACGTTATTGTAGTTTTTTTAGCTGTGGTTGAACTGAGCTCTCGTGATTTTCTCGACATACTTATCCAAAATATTAGGTTTGACAGTTCCATCGTGTTTTCGTCCCAGAGCCGTTCAAATCCAAATATCAGTACGTTAAAATAAGCAAATATAATGCACGGTATTACGAAAGTAGTTTTGAAATTGTAAAATGGATACAAATGATCACAGGTACTGCCATGGCAATTCTTCCTACCTCTGCGTTCTTTTGCATGATCTTTTTGATGAGAGCctgacacacatacacgcacacacgttagAAACTACCTTGAACTCAATCGCGTACCTAATGTTGTAGAAAAGATTTATTGTTTCCGACAGTCCCCGAAGGCATCAAATAGCCAAGCTAATTCCACGGTTCAAAAACAGGCGAACTACCCTTCTCGTTTCCCAGCCTTTCAAAAATGTTAAATGCAAGTTTTAAGAGAAAGTACTTACCGGTGCGAAACGGACATTAAATCGTCTCTTGTGTGCCGGCATCTTCGCGAGTCCCCTCGGCGCCGCCGAGTCACATTTTGCATCTTTTGTCCGCGGAGCGTTGCCGCGTCCATTTGTTTACAGCCAGGGAAAGAAACACGTGACAAGAAATGATTGACAGCCGCGCACCTGGCGAAGAGGGCGACGCCCACCTAATGGCGTGCTGGAGAGTCGGGACTTTTCCCGGAGGGCCTCTCCAACGTGAGGCGGGTGGGGACCTTCATTTTATAGACTACACGTTAATTAAGTTTTGTTCAtgtttttaattcaattcaTTTTCAATCTCACCATATTTGAACCTCTTTTGCATCCCAGTTCTCTTCCCCGTGTCTAAAGTTGGGAGCTACCTTTACACTGTAAAGCCTTTCTTTCTGGCCTTTCATAGCTGTCAAACTCTGGCACGCGATGCAATTCCAAATTAATATTAGAGCTGGCCCGCCGGTATTATACTGCTTTACAGGATGATGCTGCCAAGTGTGCAAAGCTCAcaaatatgtatttaaaaaGACCAACCCAAGAGAAAAATAGTAAAGAGCCAGGCTTAGGTGCTTAGGGCAAAACACGGGCTAATTAGTATGCTAATATAAAGCTTAAAGCTTATAAAGCTCTGCTCGCTAATCATCTTGCATTTTAGAAGATAAATATACAGCATATAATTTTCATAATGGAAAATATTAATAATGCAACATAAAACATCATTAACCTACTAACCATCTTAATTGTGTTTCattatgtttttaattattattatttttatctatctatctctgtacagtgccttgcgaaagtatttggccgccttgaacctttcaacatttcgcgacatatCAGGCTTCAAACAGagataaaagtttaattttttgtcaagaatcaacaacaactgggacacaatcgtgaagtgaaacaaaatttattggataatttaaacttttttaacaaataagaaacggaaaagtggggcgtgcaatattattcggcccccttgcgcttatactttgtagcgccaccttttgctgcaattacagctgcaagtcgcttggggtatgtctctatcagtttagCACACCGAGAGACTgaaattcttgcccattcttccttgcaaaacagctcgagctcagtgaggttggatggagagcgtttgtgaacagcagttttcagctctttccaccgattctcgattggattcaggtctggactttgacttggccattctaacatctggatacgtctatttgtgaaccattccagtgtagatttggctttatgttttggatcattgtcctgttggaagataaatcccagtgtcaggtcttttgcagactccaacaggttttctccCAGAATGggcctgtatttggctccatccatcttcccatcaattctagccatcttccctgtccctgctgaagaaaagcaggcccaaactatgatgctgccaccaccatgtttgacagtggggatggtgtgttcagggtgatgagctgtgttgcttttacgccaaacatatcattttgcattgtggccaataggttcgattttggtttcatctgaccagagcaccttcttccacatgtttggtgtgtctcccaggtggcttgtggcaaactttaaacgagactttttatggacaTCTTTGAGaactggctttcttcttgccactcttccataaaggctagatttgtgcagtgcacgactgattgttgtcctatggacagactctcccacctcagctgtagttatctcttggctgcatctctgatcagtcttctccttgtttgagatgaaagtttggagggacggccgggtcttggtagatttgcagtagtctgatactccttccattccAATATAATTGCTtccacagtgctccttgagatgttcaaagcttgggaaatctttttgtatccaaatccggctttaaacttctccacaacagtatctcggacctgcctggtgtgtttctttgtcttcatggttctctctgcgctttaaacagaaccgtgagactatcaaagagcaggtgcatttatacggagacttgattacacacaggtgcattctatttatcatcatcagtcatctaggacaacattggatcattcaaagatcatTGTCAGCACTTAAATAGTGGAGTCAAGTGACATTAGCGGTATTCTATTATTCCGTGCAACTGCCATTGGGCCGGTTGGATTTGAAACTCCCGGGCCGAAAAACGTGAGCAGGGAGACATAATGACAACATGACACTCTGCAGCGCATAgggaacacggctggtaagattattggtgcttcactcccctccctgaaggacatttacacctcccgtctcacccgcaaggcaaccgcgattgtgagtgatgtgagtcaccccgctcactctttgtttgatcttttgccctctgggaagaggtacaggagcctgcgctcccgcaccgccagactcaccaacagcttcatactccaggctgttaggatcctgaagtctgtccccccttctgcgtagcgtcctg is a genomic window of Syngnathus typhle isolate RoL2023-S1 ecotype Sweden linkage group LG16, RoL_Styp_1.0, whole genome shotgun sequence containing:
- the LOC133169041 gene encoding activator of 90 kDa heat shock protein ATPase homolog 1-like produces the protein MAKWGEGDPRWIVEERADATNVNNWHWTERDATSWSSDKLKILLLGLRVESSEGSCEVTEVSEVEGEASINNRKGKLIFFYEWNLKATWTGMSKSGIKYQGSVEIPNLSDENDMEDLDISIALNKDEPETPLVHLMKSVGAEKIREALGSYVGLLKSEFTQGMILPTANGVAPLQSSSQSKAKTDKTLISSSSSSSAPAANTGVKIPTCKFRLTETFLTSPADLFKVFVNQEMIQAFTHAPATVEGEKGGKFRLLGGNVLGEFVELVRDEKIVMKWRYNNWPCEHYATVTLTLADRSSETELRVDCRGVPNDDEDRTKDGWRRFYFEAIKQTFGYGARLF